Below is a genomic region from Trichoderma asperellum chromosome 2, complete sequence.
TTGGTCACTTGCTCGACATAGGAAAATCGTAGTTTAGAAAAGAGCTCTTTGTAATGAATGAGATCTGCATCCAGGCTGGTTGGAGAAGGGCCGTCAATGGACGTGTTGGACGCGTCGGAGATGCGCTGGCGGGCATCGTTTGGCGTAGAATTTGAGATTGGCTCGCTCAGTTTGATGATGGAAAGCTCATTTTTCTCCTGAAGACGGCGCAAGGTCTCGAGCACCTTTTCTGGTGTTTTCGCGCTCATCTTGTGGTAATCGGAAACGATGTCACAGCGCAATTTGATACAACGAgcgtctttctctctcttctgagGACCAGTATCGCCAACCTGTGAAGGAGAGTCGATGCAGCGTGTTGACATGGAACCCGATGCAGTTTAGCGTGGCACTGCATGAGGTTTGCATGCATCACTTATCTTATCAGCAGGGATCTCATGCGCTGAGTCATCTTGGCGAACTCGACTGCTAGACCCTGTTTCTTCAACACCCCGGATTTGCTTGCTACGTAATTGACATAAACTACAACCAGTCTTGTGCTTTATTATCCGCACTATTCTGCTCTTCCCATGCCCAACGACGAGCTTCTCACCGACGAATATGTCGCCGACCTTTTGGCCAAAGAGGCCAGCGATTGCTCGCTAAAATACTCAGCAATGGGTATGGAAGCTTTCAACACGAAAAATAAGTAATGGAGTCCGCTGCTCTGCGTATGGAGGATTGTTCTGACGGAGTTGAAGGCCGTCCAACGCGCTGAAGCCGAATACGAGATTTTTGAGAAACATCATCAATGAAACGGATTCACACAACAAAGCGCTGCTGGCTAAGGAAGCGGCCGAATCAAGAGCGAGGCTTAAGGATCTGGAGCACGCCGAAGAAGTCAAACGACTAAAGACAGATCCAACACCCAGGGATATACGAAAACGGCAGCTTGGAAACATTCAATCCATCCTAGGCGGATCAAGGCACAAACGCGGCGACGATACGAAGTCAGCTGCTAGCGAAGAAAGATCTAAAAATAGGAGTGATGGCAATCGCCATTCGCATCGGTCGTCGCGTCGAGAAAGAGATGCAAGCCCTGATCGTCGTAAATCGAAGAAGGACTATGGCCGACTATCAAGAAGCCCCCAGGACGACGAGCGAAGGACGCACCACGAAGATAAGCCACGGAGCTCCCGAAGAAGGCACCGTGATCACTCTCCAGAGCACAAACGTCGACATTCTCGCGATCGCGGAAGAGATCGATCCAAGTCGCCTCGCCGCCGGCGTCATTCTCGATCACCTCGAACGAAGAGAAGTAAACATCGGAGCCGTTCTCCTTTAGCTGCTGAAAAGCAGTCTTTGAGAGATGCCCGTAACagacatgatgatgacgagtcAGATCCCTTGGAAGAATTTATCGGACCTGCTCCGCCTCCCAGATACCGTGGACGGGGAACCGTTGGAGGAGCTTCTGGCCTGGATCGGCGGTTCTCTGATTCATACGATCCGAGTACAGACATATTgccagatgatgaggaggccAACCTTGATGATGCCGTGGAAGCGTTTAGGGATCGCCAGAAACTGCGACTGATCCAAGCAGAGCGGGCGAGAGCAGCCGGGATCGCGGAGCACCAGATTCAGAAGATGAACAATAGCCAGCGAGAAAAAACGGAGGAAGACGTGGTATGGTCCAAGGCCGGCGAAAAGAGGGAATGGGATCGCGGGAAAGGGGAGAAGGGCgtagatgacgaggacgatatTACCATGCGCGGCATCCTATCAGAGGAGTTTTAAGATATTTAAGGAGGCGTATCAAGATTAGTATTAAGATGGGCACATTAGCATATAGGCCTAATAGCTGGCTGGTTTGAGCTGATGATGTTTAGAGGCGCTGGATTGGGATTTCTCTTAGCCTATTGCTTGGAGAACTTTTGAGCCCATCGATGAGTTATGAGTTATGAAGCAGTAAAAgatgctatttttaaatttcttCTTTACGAGCAATTAAACATGTACGTGGAGATAATATCATCACTCGCGTAAACACATACTGTAGATGTGCAAAAGCATAGACCACGAAAAGTGGGAAGCACATGCAAATCATGTGCATCCTATGCAAAAGGCTGCCCCTGGCTACACGATGCGACATGAAGATGCGCTGGGATTGGCGGCGCAGCATCGAGCCCCTTCGTATTCGTTTGTGATCCAGGAGAGCACGTGCGCACTCCAAGAACTAATTGCTCCCGTTATCATCCTTATCACAAAATATACAAGGAAATGCACCAAAGACGCATTTGCTCATCTCCCGTCTCACTCGCGAAATCTGGATTTCAAATGCCCTCCGGACGATGCACTCACAAGTGCCGGGAATGGAAATGCTGCACTGCACGCAAGTCATGCCATCTCCACCTGATGTCGTCACGCGCAGTTGCGTCATGCAGCTTCTCAGTGCCCAAAGGCCAGTGGGTTTCCGAGTGGGTTAGTGGATACAGTGGCCCCCAGCTCTGGCGGCCATCAGAACCTAATTCTGGCTTTCAATGGCTCCCCTTGTGCTAGACGCCGAGCTACGTTTGGATAGTTTGAGCGGGATGCAGGAGATCCATGGCATGTTGATGTGACGCTGCGAACGCGGCAGATgcgatgacgaagagagacagagatcATGAACTACTAAGGCATGAATGATGCTACGGATAAGGTACCTAGCCTAGGTATTCATGCCTTCTCCAGACACATGCAGCAGTCCCGCTTATCTTGTTGTCCACCCAAGCATGTATGTAGCTCTGACAGGTATTCTGCTGCTGTCGGCTGATTCAGGGAGGCAGGTATTAAGGCAGTGTGCACTTCAGGCTCTATGCATAGGTAGTTACTTTGCAGCAGACACGGCAAACACGGTGGCGCCGCCTCATGTCGAAAAATCTCCTGCTTCTGGCCAATGCAGCAgaactacatgtatatacggagtactgtaGAATGGAAATAATACTAACTTGTAATACTGCCGGGAGCTGAGCTTGTCCAGCTTGTGAggcagcccagcccagcgcaTCGGTCCAGGGCTCCACCAGCTAGCAGCTCTCAGCCCATCGTCCCACAGCCAGGGCCGCACTAAACGCGTGCCTCGATCATAGAACCCGCGATGCCCCGTCTGTCAGATCAGGGAAATGCCGGGAGATGGCAGCAAAGGCGTCGTGCGATGGCGCATATCGCCCAAGCCCGCGGCCTTCCGCGTGCTGTGAGACAGACAGCAGCAATCAGCTGGGCTGCGGCAAACGTCACATTGCCGCGACAAATGCGTGATGTCTTTCTGGGCGTCGGAAACGGATGTTTCAAGGCTCTTATAGCGCCGCCGTCGAACTTACAGGCGACTGCCCTTGGCACAATTAGCGGCCTGGGCCCCCTCCGCCACTGCCGCCCGCTCGCTATAAGCTTCGTATTGGTTTAAGTACAGCATGCACAGAGGGCCATGGTCGCGCATTTTGTGCCCGCCCCGCCCTGTTTACTCCTCATACCTGCCTCTACTTTTATCCTTTAGACGTCGAACTCTTTTTCCTATTTTCCTTATTCACACCGTTCCTCCTGTGCACGTTGTCCTACGTCGTTTCTACCGTCTCCTTAGAAAGTGATTCTTGTGTTTGTTCTCGTTCTTGTTGTTTCCCGCGGATCCGATaccgtttcttcttttcgcatCCTGCCGCCCGGCATTGAGCCCATGCGGTTGTCTCAGCCGGACGACGTCAGCCTCTCCCTGAGCTGAGGCATAACAACCTCATCTTCGGCGAAACAGAATCTAACAACAAAGCAAACAAGCCCATACATCTGCAGCTGGCCCACAGCTGCGCACCTCACGATGCGCACTCCTCGGATCGTGATCCTTGTGTTCTGCATCTCCTcgtctctcttcctcctcttccgcTCGGCGACAGCGTCCAGACACGCCGCATCGTCTCGGTACCCCACTGAGAGCCGACCTAACAGATCGATATGGGGACTCATCTTCTACAACACGCCGTTCTCCCTGTTCCCGCCCAACGCGGCCATCAGCTTGACCGACGACAACAGCACATCTTTTGCAGCTCGGCCTGCAGCGTTCGGGCCTAGTCTATCGCCGAGTGGGCTGAGCGGGCAGCTGTGGGTTGGGAGCGGCTTCACTGAAGACAGCTTCGATGTCAACGGGGAGCTCGGTTGCAGCGATCTTCCTGGCTGGGACGGTGCAGATGCGAAACATGCACTGAAGCAGAGCGTTCACGGAGCTGCATTACGCGCTGATGCCTTCAAATCTACACGCCATTCGCGGGCAAACGACGACCTTGTTACTCGAGACAAGTCAGAAGCAGATGCTGAAGCGGGCCTTCATCCGAACGTTCctgctgatgatggcacCGACAACCACCTTCACGTCAGATTTAGCAGCGCCCTCCCTCGGCAAGACGCCTCTGCGTCCTCTCACGCCGATATCCAATCGATCCAGGAAGGAGCTGAGATCAAGGGAAAGATTGTTCTGCTGATGCGTGGAGGATGTGGATTCTTAGAAAAAGTCATGTGGGCACAGCGCAGAGGCGCCATTGGCGTTATCGTGGGCGACAACGTCAAGGGAGGACCGCTAATTCAAATGTTTGCCCATGGCGACGATGTCGACAACGTGACGATTCCGTCAGTCTTCACAGCTCGGACGACCGCACAACTGCTATCGTCGTTGACACAGCCTGGTAGTTTTATCGAAGACACTCTCGATGACAACGGTAACCCTGTCCTGAAAGTCCAACAGGGATCCAGGGCAAGAAAGAGCAAGGGCTCGGGTTCTAAGACAACTCAGTCGAAGAAGTCAAAGAGATCGACCAAGGAAAAGCGGCttacaaagagaaaagaagctgaagataaGCCGGGTTGGTTTTCGCGCTTTTTCAAATGGGGCACATCTTCTCGCAGCGTGCACAGCGAGAGCCGGCCACCAAGCAGCGGCCAGATAGACTGGGTTGTGGTTGAGGATTGGGTTGACGAGAAAGACAGCATTACAAGACCCAGCATAACcaaacaaaagaagcaaCCGAAGCAACAACTAAAAGCAGGAGGCGACGACTTCATCATTGGAGTTCAGGACTGGCGGGACCCAGATGTTCTAAGCAATACCAAGGCACCGGCCTCTTCTCCTACTAGCTTGAAGGGTGAGGTCTCTGACAAGGCGGCGAGCCCCGACGAGCCCAAGGGTGGAAGCATTACCCCAAGCAGTGGCGAGTATAAGCTCCATAAGGGGTCTGAAGATGAAAACGAATCTACCTCTACCTTCGAGCTCAGAGGAGTCGCGCCATCCGGCAAGGGCAAGAGCCTCATCTCCAGAAtctttggcgatgatgatgacgaaatAGACGAGGTCCTCGAGCTTGATAATGGTGATTATGATGACGACAttccagaagaagacgaggatccTGTGCGTCACGAGGGTCTCTGGGTTACCATCACGCCGACCAGTAGCGCCAGCCCGTTCTTCGATACCCTCCTTGTTCTTGTAATCAGCCCCTTGGTGACACTTTCTATTGTATATGCTCTCCTAGTCTTGCGTGCGAGAATCCGAAGGAGAAGGTGGCGGGCGCCCAAGTCTGTGGTGGAGCGACTGCCCGTCAGAACCTATCACAGTGTTGCACGCTCTCCCAGCCTGTCACCTAGggtttcttctccctcaggCGCAACAGCAACCACACCACTGTTGCAGTCTAATCCTAGGCCCAGCAGACCACGACCTCGTTCCAGGACCGCCAGTGGAGCCTTGGAAAGCGCTAATTTCCACGCCCCAGCTTCCAGCAGCTTGCCGGTGCTACAGACAAATGCTCGTGCTGGTCGTTCCGGCCACGAAAGGGGAGCCATCTCGGGCGAGTGGAGAAAGTACATGGGAAGACAGGTAGAGTGTGTCGTCTGCCTGGAGGAATATATCGATGGCGTGAGTAGAGTAATGAGGCTTCCTTGTGGCCATGAATTCCACGCCGACTGCATGTgagttttcttctctcttcctctagAGAATATCAGACTAACTAAGATAAAAAGCACTCCGTGGTTGACTACTCGTCGACGAACATGTCCAATCTGCAAGGGAGACGTAGTCCGTTCTATGGGTCGCAGCTCGTGGACTAACCCTAGATATGAACCGTACCACGATGAcggtgacgacgatgacgacgagcagGCGGCCGAAGGTTCAGCATCATCCAGcggcgatgaggatgttgAGCAAGGCGTAGCGGAAGTGGAACCCTCTGAGGCACGCCGATCGAATTGGCAACACAATTTCTTTGGCATCATACCTGGTGTTTCTGGGTACAATCGCAGACAACGATCCCAATCTCCGTCTCCAGAAGATCGCCAGGCGAGATCTCattaataatagaatattcTCTCTGGATGCCGAGCGTACTTGAGTCAGCCTCTGGTCAATAATATTGTGCCAAGAGCTGGCACATAGGATCGAAGTTCTACGGGGGCATATCTCGGCTTCAAATTATCTCAATGGTATAGTTTTGGCATTAGGAGCAAGGACAACTATTTGTTTTGGCGTAGTGGGTAATAGGAGGAACAGGagtttcttttacttttcgGGAATAAGCAGGCATTGTGGGAATTATAGCCTTGAAAGGATCTTTTTATACAACAGTGCTTTTTCGgggaaatttttttttttttttttttcattggCCCATCTGCCTTTATGGCAAAGTGATGGTCATATGCTGCTcgaggggaagagagagaatataGGAGTGGAGAGGCTTATTCGATGGATGGAATGCCTGCTGGGGTGCTCGAATGGGAGATTACTATGTTATATACCCTTGTGTTGGTGGTGGCTCGTATGAATATTTGGTATTTTATGTACGACAGCGCGATAATGGATGCTTGTCATTGATGATGACAGGCCGATGACAGGCCTGGATCTCCTTTCACTTGATACTGGAACTAGCAGTACTCATAAAATATATGGAATATACAAaattgataaaaaaaatttaaccTCTGaacatttaaaaaataatttgtaaaatatttataccaCTCAAATATTCAATACCAATGTGTAAAAAAACGGAGCTTTGTATGGATTATATTTGATACCTTCATTTTTACTATCTTGCCTAACTGGGTTAGATGCCGCGCAGCTTGCAAAAATATACCGCCCGAATGCCAAAATATATTGCCCGAATGTCAAAAATATACCGTCCGAAATGCAAAAAATATACCGCCCGAATAGCAATGGTCTTTCTTATTCCATGTACTGCATCAACAACATTGGAGACATTACT
It encodes:
- a CDS encoding uncharacterized protein (EggNog:ENOG41) yields the protein MPNDELLTDEYVADLLAKEASDCSLKYSAMGMEAFNTKNKPSNALKPNTRFLRNIINETDSHNKALLAKEAAESRARLKDLEHAEEVKRLKTDPTPRDIRKRQLGNIQSILGGSRHKRGDDTKSAASEERSKNRSDGNRHSHRSSRRERDASPDRRKSKKDYGRLSRSPQDDERRTHHEDKPRSSRRRHRDHSPEHKRRHSRDRGRDRSKSPRRRRHSRSPRTKRSKHRSRSPLAAEKQSLRDARNRHDDDESDPLEEFIGPAPPPRYRGRGTVGGASGLDRRFSDSYDPSTDILPDDEEANLDDAVEAFRDRQKLRLIQAERARAAGIAEHQIQKMNNSQREKTEEDVVWSKAGEKREWDRGKGEKGVDDEDDITMRGILSEEF
- a CDS encoding uncharacterized protein (SECRETED:SignalP(1-26)~TransMembrane:1 (n6-21c26/27o550-570i)) — encoded protein: MRTPRIVILVFCISSSLFLLFRSATASRHAASSRYPTESRPNRSIWGLIFYNTPFSLFPPNAAISLTDDNSTSFAARPAAFGPSLSPSGLSGQLWVGSGFTEDSFDVNGELGCSDLPGWDGADAKHALKQSVHGAALRADAFKSTRHSRANDDLVTRDKSEADAEAGLHPNVPADDGTDNHLHVRFSSALPRQDASASSHADIQSIQEGAEIKGKIVLLMRGGCGFLEKVMWAQRRGAIGVIVGDNVKGGPLIQMFAHGDDVDNVTIPSVFTARTTAQLLSSLTQPGSFIEDTLDDNGNPVLKVQQGSRARKSKGSGSKTTQSKKSKRSTKEKRLTKRKEAEDKPGWFSRFFKWGTSSRSVHSESRPPSSGQIDWVVVEDWVDEKDSITRPSITKQKKQPKQQLKAGGDDFIIGVQDWRDPDVLSNTKAPASSPTSLKGEVSDKAASPDEPKGGSITPSSGEYKLHKGSEDENESTSTFELRGVAPSGKGKSLISRIFGDDDDEIDEVLELDNGDYDDDIPEEDEDPVRHEGLWVTITPTSSASPFFDTLLVLVISPLVTLSIVYALLVLRARIRRRRWRAPKSVVERLPVRTYHSVARSPSLSPRVSSPSGATATTPLLQSNPRPSRPRPRSRTASGALESANFHAPASSSLPVLQTNARAGRSGHERGAISGEWRKYMGRQVECVVCLEEYIDGVSRVMRLPCGHEFHADCITPWLTTRRRTCPICKGDVVRSMGRSSWTNPRYEPYHDDGDDDDDEQAAEGSASSSGDEDVEQGVAEVEPSEARRSNWQHNFFGIIPGVSGYNRRQRSQSPSPEDRQARSH